A region of Haliotis asinina isolate JCU_RB_2024 chromosome 9, JCU_Hal_asi_v2, whole genome shotgun sequence DNA encodes the following proteins:
- the LOC137296271 gene encoding uncharacterized protein, giving the protein MKTSITVVLFFCVLTYWSDHSGAFELKNGDVKFVGVRKTPHGHPQAKWINSGRSFVDILHSYVQNGYQTVKGLNKDGLKFKSVALFRQNPREGSTQDGRVSADGKQNVPVIRASEYVLKFRPQSTWGHIKNVLVTRSNDKWYDGSIFTNRDLVTTTRRKSISAQQFSRSSGKSGEKDLSFLYVKDSARDSYRNRYHETKSNKGWVSPYLARSKFFNGLSGHYRGRGKERISHGNTRRHNEISINSAASKRTNLISLSRQKRSIDSVQDGGFDSSSVSGSQSSVGKLGVSTSHSDQNSWPDKTRSSSLYTSPPFEKGSINTDTFLNSSVTESETTSKQSTELPQGYSLDMTTNRTGNIPVSSTTNIPITDPIAAPTTAGHISRFDGVDSDFPEILTKSHSEVSSSSLSTRSPSSTKLPDPATPLDLQMSPEETSPEFQIAANSDVSGLYSTTLGLFSLSASTSSGPESTLPTVSKSRDGSSTEAYSNIDATDVFVGETSLAQISTTAQTLLATSETSPEPVAETSVVPIAETSAIPIAETPVKPIPQTTPESSPQTSPKTIPETSPETSPETSPQTSPEASPQTSPETAPETSSETIPETSPETIPETSPETIPEMSPETIPETSPQTSPETSPEISPETISETSPQTTPETTQETSPQTSPETTPETSPQTSPETTPETSPQTSPETTPEASPQTSPETTPETSPQTSPETTPETSPHTSPETTPETSPQTSPETIPETSPQTSPETIPESSPEIPPHTSPERSPQKTPKPTSAKTEPHVTVTRLPMIYVPKAAETATDEITKITSSKVSVTSTPEPSSTTSEPVPEAHSPSSTQASHDINPEEGEGEVEPEGEATPSSNSDSSTAIPIAEPGPDWVDAKKKWNIAWEIHLYMLGGIFAAISFYTVTSVIKLYQINRLLSKKYFITLNLLIFMLCTVRAVFLLVDGYNSNQTFHPVLNYLLYSSAFPCLTSAFSILLYALLQATQMRLVPPRVQKIQILIAIILCHFVLQITTDVLVGTYAGMSIMLFVCQLFYICWGLFLFFGYAYIFRYLYSSAVKRQKNYQYMLTGKTYPSGSESYKHKFTLSLAVKVTFMGSILGLVTIGLEIYAIVGVYGVFSDKKPEPWPWWLYHTALRLVECLMCIIMAYVASQPFRYTEQKTCSFLCGPCMEICQCGGKGDESDKLGWSEYDRLYMTTNKRSNGHTNGKKKKIYLNEGTDIVPIVIQPSTTDESRPPSMLIIEDGYVRFQAETDINKIVDTYAKTHETEMSTFKNFDGIVNGAYIRSMEDTVRFQGDLASTDGNIRKSRKSSLASSGFFRPPSSLSLADSMESEIDKAFRSMRQDSLSKLCASTRSLPSQSMYSVDDNFHGPAIDAYLEQQVGQPKAGLRRSRSALGDLNVQKPETWRHKLFRSRSDNSACIRTKDLDSMRYLSLLDLEKQQDKIADSASGDSSSKTADSSDDSYLEHHQSTDNLTANREVVKRLLQKENSDPEEIDV; this is encoded by the coding sequence ATGAAGACCAGCATAACTGTCGTGTTATTCTTCTGTGTGTTGACCTATTGGAGTGATCACAGTGGTGCTTTTGAGCTGAAGAATGGAGACGTGAAATTTGTTGGCGTGAGAAAAACTCCACATGGTCATCCTCAGGCTAAATGGATTAATTCTGGGAGAAGTTTTGTGGATATTCTCCACTCATATGTGCAGAATGGATACCAGACCGTTAAAGGCTTGAACAAAGATGGATTGAAGTTTAAGAGTGTCGCGCTGTTTCGGCAGAACCCTAGAGAAGGGTCAACTCAAGATGGCCGTGTTTCAGCAGACGGGAAACAGAACGTCCCAGTTATTAGAGCCAGCGAATATGTGTTGAAGTTTAGGCCACAAAGCACATGGGGACATATAAAAAATGTTTTGGTAACAAGGTCGAATGACAAGTGGTATGATGGATCTATTTTCACCAACAGAGACTTAGTTACCACAACCAGGCGAAAATCAATATCAGCACAGCAGTTCAGCAGGTCCTCAGGGAAAAGTGGTGAGAAAGACTTAAGTTTTCTGTATGTGAAGGATTCTGCGAGAGACTCATATAGAAACCGTTATCATGAAACCAAGTCAAACAAAGGCTGGGTTTCTCCTTATTTAGCCAGGAGCAAATTCTTCAATGGCCTAAGTGGTCATTACAGAGGCAGGGGAAAGGAGAGGATAAGCCATGGCAACACCAGGAGACACAATGAGATTTCCATCAACTCTGCTGCTTCAAAACGGACAAATTTGATTTCCTTATCTCGACAGAAGCGTAGCATTGATAGTGTGCAGGATGGCGGCTTCGATTCTTCAAGTGTGTCAGGGAGTCAGTCAAGTGTAGGTAAACTGGGCGTTAGCACTAGCCATTCTGATCAGAATTCATGGCCAGACAAGACCAGAAGCTCTAGTCTGTACACATCACCCCCATTTGAAAAAGGATCGATCAACACAGATACGTTTCTCAATAGTAGTGTAACAGAGTCTGAAACCACAAGTAAACAAAGCACTGAATTACCACAGGGCTATAGTTTGGATATGACCACAAATCGCACAGGTAACATTCCAGTTTCATCAACGACAAACATTCCTATAACTGACCCCATTGCTGCTCCTACTACTGCTGGCCATATCAGTCGGTTTGATGGTGTGGATTCAGATTTTCCAGAAATCCTGACAAAATCTCACTCTGAAGTGTCCTCCTCATCTCTGAGTACAAGAAGTCCATCTTCAACTAAGCTGCCTGACCCAGCTACACCCCTTGATCTCCAAATGTCTCCAGAAGAGACCTCACCAGAATTTCAAATTGCTGCAAATAGTGATGTCAGTGGATTATATTCTACAACACTGGGGTTGTTTTCTCTTAGTGCTTCCACTTCAAGTGGTCCAGAGTCCACACTCCCAACAGTCAGTAAATCAAGGGATGGATCCTCCACTGAAGCTTATTCAAATATAGATGCAACGGATGTGTTTGTGGGTGAAACTTCTCTAGCGCAAATTTCCACAACTGCTCAAACTCTGCTGGCAACTTCTGAGACATCTCCTGAACCTGTTGCTGAGACATCTGTTGTACCCATTGCTGAGACGTCTGCTATACCCATTGCTGAAACACCTGTCAAACCTATTCCTCAAACAACACCTGAGTCATCACCACAAACATCACCAAAAACCATCCCAGAGACATCACCAGAAACTTCCCCTGAGACATCACCACAAACATCACCTGAGGCATCACCACAAACATCACCTGAAACAGCACCAGAGACATCATCAGAAACCATTCCTGAAACGTCACCAGAAACCATCCCTGAGACATCACCAGAAACCATCCCTGAGATGTCACCAGAAACCATCCCTGAGACATCACCACAAACATCACCTGAGACATCACCAGAGATATCACCAGAAACCATCTCTGAGACATCACCACAAACAACACCAGAAACCACCCAAGAGACATCACCACAAACATCACCAGAAACCACCCCAGAGACATCACCACAAACATCTCCAGAAACCACACCTGAGACATCACCACAAACATCACCAGAAACCACACCTGAGGCATCACCACAAACATCACCAGAAACCACCCCAGAGACATCACCACAAACATCACCAGAAACCACACCTGAGACATCACCACATACATCACCAGAAACCACACCTGAGACATCACCACAAACATCACCAGAAACCATCCCTGAGACATCACCACAAACATCACCAGAAACCATCCCTGAGTCATCACCCGAAATACCACCACACACATCCCCAGAAAGATCACCACAGAAGACTCCAAAGCCAACATCAGCAAAAACAGAACCACATGTCACTGTAACTCGTCTTCCAATGATATATGTACCCAAAGCTGCTGAAACTGCAACAGATGAAATCACAAAGATAACTAGTTCTAAGGTATCTGTAACTTCCACCCCAGAACCATCGAGTACAACATCAGAACCTGTGCCTGAGGCACACTCACCATCCAGTACCCAGGCAAGTCATGACATCAATCCTGAGGAAGGAGAAGGTGAGGTAGAGCCTGAGGGTGAAGCCACACCCAGCTCTAACTCCGATTCCTCCACAGCTATCCCTATTGCTGAACCAGGCCCTGACTGGGTAGATGCCAAAAAGAAATGGAACATTGCTTGGGAGATCCATCTGTACATGTTAGGGGGAATATTTGCAGCAATATCTTTTTACACCGTCACCAGTGTGATCAAACTGTATCAGATCAACAGACTTCTGAGCAAGAAATACTTCATCACCCTCAACCTGCTCATCTTCATGTTGTGTACTGTTCGAGCTGTGTTCCTTCTGGTTGATGGCTACAATTCCAATCAAACGTTTCATCCAGTGCTCAACTATCTCCTCTACAGCTCGGCCTTCCCTTGTCTGACATCAGCCTTCAGCATCTTGCTTTATGCCCTCCTACAAGCAACACAAATGAGACTTGTCCCACCCAGAGTTCAAAAGATCCAAATCCTAATCGCCATCATCTTATGCCATTTTGTTCTCCAGATCACAACAGATGTTCTTGTAGGAACCTATGCTGGAATGAGCATCATGCTATTTGTGTGCCAACTGTTTTACATCTGCTGGGGGTTGTTCTTATTCTTTGGATATGCTTACATATTCCGATACCTGTATTCATCGGCAGTGAAAAGACAAAAGAACTACCAGTACATGCTTACTGGAAAGACTTACCCAAGTGGATCTGAAAGTTATAAACACAAGTTCACTTTGAGCTTAGCAGTCAAGGTGACATTCATGGGGTCCATATTAGGTCTTGTGACCATCGGGCTGGAAATATACGCCATAGTAGGCGTATATGGTGTTTTCTCGGATAAAAAGCCAGAACCTTGGCCTTGGTGGTTGTACCACACTGCTTTACGACTTGTTGAGTGCTTAATGTGTATTATCATGGCCTACGTGGCCTCGCAGCCATTTCGCTATACAGAACAAAAGACCTGCAGTTTCTTGTGCGGTCCATGTATGGAGATATGTCAGTGTGGAGGTAAAGGCGATGAGAGTGATAAACTGGGTTGGAGTGAGTATGATCGCTTGTACATGACAACCAACAAAAGAAGCAATGGACATACAAATgggaagaagaagaaaatatatttgaatgaaGGCACGGACATTGTTCCCATTGTGATACAGCCCAGTACGACTGATGAGTCTCGGCCTCCATCCATGTTGATTATTGAGGATGGATATGTTCGGTTCCAGGCTGAGACGGACATCAACAAAATTGTAGATACTTACGCTAAGACGCATGAAACAGAGATGTCAACATTTAAAAACTTTGATGGAATTGTAAATGGTGCATATATTCGCTCAATGGAGGATACAGTTCGCTTTCAGGGCGACTTGGCATCAACCGATGGCAACATTAGAAAAAGTCGCAAAAGTAGTTTGGCAAGCAGTGGGTTTTTCCGACCACCTTCATCTCTCAGTCTTGCCGATAGCATGGAGTCTGAAATCGACAAAGCCTTTCGAAGTATGCGACAGGACAGTTTGTCAAAATTATGTGCTTCAACACGTAGCTTACCTTCACAAAGCATGTATAGTGTTGACGACAACTTTCATGGACCGGCCATTGATGCCTACTTGGAACAACAAGTAGGTCAACCTAAAGCTGGTCTTCGAAGATCAAGGTCAGCATTAGGAGACTTGAATGTTCAAAAGCCTGAAACCTGGCGGCACAAACTGTTCAGAAGCAGAAGTGATAACTCTGCATGTATCCGAACCAAAGATTTAGACAGTATGAGATATTTGTCCTTGCTTGACCTTGAAAAGCAGCAGGATAAAATTGCAGACAGTGCATCTGGTGATTCAAGTTCCAAAACAGCTGACAGTTCTGATGATAGCTATCTTGAGCATCATCAATCGACAGATAACCTGACAGCTAACCGTGAGGTTGTGAAAAGGTTATTACAAAAAGAAAACTCAGATCCAGAAGAAATTGATGTGTGA